The region GAGCTACCACTCTGACGAAGCCAGGGTCCCAGGCTATAAAACCCCCAGACCCCAGAGCTACCACACAAACCAGGCCAGACTCTCCACCACCTGCACCTCTGTCACCCAGCAGGACCAGGTCCATCATCACCACTCCATCGACAACGACCCCAGCTCCACCCCTGTCACCCTCAGGAGAAAGACCACCGCCACCATAGTGAAAGTGACCGAGCACAGAAGGATGAACTCTGAACCTGTCAACCGACTGAACGGAAGGCAAAGCCCTGGTTCATCTGTGTCAGGTGACCAACCAAATGATCAGGGCACAGTGGTTCACAGGAGAAAAGCCACCATCATAAAAGTGACAGAGCACAGAGAGAGCTACAGCCCAGGTCAGGATGCCAGTGGTGGGGACAGCAGCAGTACACCGTCAGagtacacacacagttacacagagGGAGTATACAGCCCAGGACAGGATGCCAGTGGTGGGGACAGCAGCAGTACGCCGTCAGagtacacacacagttacacagagGGAGTATACAGCCCAGGTCAGGATGCCAGTGGTGGGGACAGCAGCAGTACGCCGTCAGagtacacacacagctacacagcaTACAAACACAACTCCCCGTGGCAACAAGGAGTCATGAATTCACCCATGAACTCTATGGAGTCACTCCAGAGtacccctccctcccagtaccttCTAGAATCATCTATGGACAGGATAGACAGGCACAACTCTGCTCTGTTCGTGACTCCTAACAAGTTCACCTCAACCACTACAGTTGCCCTTAGGGACCCAGAGGGAAGCAGAGGTGGAGGGAAGCCAATACAGAAGTCTACCCTGATGCTGCTCATcaaccccccttctccctcttccaAAGAGacggttggtggagagagaggaggcgaaGAGAGATGGGCTCGGGATAGAGCCAGGAGACCAGTATGCTGCTATGCTAATGTGTTTGGTCACACTGACCCGACAGAGCCATGGCCGGTCCCAGAGACTGGTACTGTTACACAAGCTGGACCCAGGCATTTGAGCCCAGAGACTGTAACTGTTACACAAGCTGCACCCAGGCATTGGAGCCCAGAGACTGTAACTGTTACACAAGCTGGACCCAGGCATTGGAGCCCAGAGACTGTAACTGTTACACAAGCTGGACCCAGGCATTGGAGCCCAGAGACTGTAACTGTTACACAAGCTGGACCCAGGCATTGGAACCCAGAGACTGTAACTGTTACACAAGTTGGACCCAGGCATTGGAGCCCAGAGACTGTAACTGTTACACAAGCTGGACCCAGGCATTTGAGCCCAGAGACTGTAACTGTTACACAAGTTGGACCCAGGCATTGGAGCCCAGAGACTCTAACTGTTACACAAGCTGGACCCAGGCATTGGAGCCCAGAGACTGTAACTGTTACACAAGCTGGACCCAGGCATTGGAGCCCAGAGACTGTAACTGTTACACAAGCTGGACCCAGGCCTTGGAGCCCAGAGACTGTAACTGTTATACAAGCTGGACCCAGGCATTGGAGCCCAGAGACTCTAACTGTTACACAAGCTGGACCCAGGCATTGGAGCccagagactgttactgttacacaAGCTGGACCCAGGCATTGGAGCATGGGACTTCCCAACCAGACCCAGAATTCTAATATTGACCCAGTGAGGGACTGGGTGAAGGACACTGCTACCAGCAACAGCAGATTAAACACTGTATCTTCTAGCTCTTCCATCAGTGCTGGACCAgcaggcagggacagggagatgtGTCCCCCAGAGACAGAGTCCTCCAGACCAgcaggcagggacagggagatgtGTCCCCCAGAGACAGAGTCCTCCAGACCAgcaggcagggacagggagatgtGTCCCCCAGAGACAGAGTCCTCCAGACCAgcaggcagggacagggagatgtGTCCCCCAGAGACAGAGTCCTCTAGACCAgcaggcagggacagggagatgtGTCCCCCAGAGACAGAGTCCTCCAGACCAGAGGGAAGAGGTACTGGACCAgcaggcagggacagggagatgtGTCCCCCAGAGACAGAGTCCTCCAGACCAGAAGGAAGAgcgactgagagagagggagatctaACACAACATCCAAACCAGGCAGACGCCAGGAGCAACCATCCCCAACCTCCTGCTATCACTCTCATCCAGCACCAAGGTAGGAGTCACTGTCTCACTGTACCCCGAGCTGTTGATAGGACATGACTATATATGACTGACTggctcagtggaggctggtggggggaGCTGTAGGAGGACATTATAAAGGCTGGAATGGAacaaatggaacagagtcaaacatgtggtttccagatGTTACAATGAGCCCAtgctcctatagctcctcccaccagcctccactggactGACTGTACCAGTCTCTGTATTAGAACATTGTCTAAGTATATAGTTTCTCTGTacagctgtgtctctgtgtgtgtgtatgtgtgtcacgggcgtcgtaaggattggaccaaggtgcagcgggaacgtgtatactcatcttctttattaaatcaaaagaaggaaaaacaaacaaaacacgtatacaaaacaacgaacgacactaaacagtcctgtcaggtgcacagacacaaaacaggagacaactacccacaaaatcccacagaaaaacacccctcttaaataggaccttcaattagaagcaactaggagcagctgcttccaattgaaggtcaaccccattaacctgttagggacagatgttccgctagcggaaagcctcaccaatatccaacggtatagagtggcgcgaattacaaatacctcaaaaatgcaaaaacgtcaatttttcaaacatatgactattttacaccattttaaagacaagactctcctttatctaaccacattgtccgatttcaaaaaggctttacaacgaaagcaaaacattagattacgtcaggagagtaccaagccagaaataatcacacacccatttttcaagctagcatatatgtcacaaaaaccaaaaccacagctaaatgcagcactaatctttgatgatcttcatcatatgaccctcctaggacattatgttaaacaatacatgcatgttttgttcaatcaagttcatatttatatcaaaaaccagctttttacattagcatgttttgttcagaactagcatacccaccgaaaacttccggtgaatttactaaattactcacgataaacgttgacaaaaaacataacaaatattttaagaattatagatacagaactcctttatgcaatcgcggtgtcagattttaaaatagcttttcggtgaaagcacattttgcaatattctgagtagatagcccggccatcatggctagctattttgacacccaccaagtttggcactcaccaaactcagatttactataagaaaaattggattacctttgctgttcttcgtcagaatgcactcccaggacttctacttcaacacccaatgttgttttggttccaaataatccatagttatatccaaatagctccgttttgttcgtgcgttcaaatcactatccgaagggtgacgcgccggtgcgtttcgtgacaaagatttaaaaaatattccattaccgtacttcgaagcatgtcaaacgctgtttaaaatcaatttttatgcgatttttctcgtaaaatagcgataatattccaaccgggagatgtTGTATCCATTCAAACACTaaaagaagaaaatggagtcgtcacatgcacgcgcgctctagtgccattgttctcagaagtaccactctccaaaacccctactgtttttcgcccagagactgcagagttatcattccacgttctggcgccttttgagagcctatgggagccttagaaaatgtcacgttacagcagagatcctctaatttccataaagaggctatagaaggacaagaaatggtcagagagggcacttcctgtatagaatcttctcaggttttggcctgccgtatgagttctgttatactcacagacaccattcaaacagttttagaaactttagggtgttttctatccaaatctactaattatatgcatattctagtttctgggcaggagtaataaccagattaaatcggtacgttttttatccggctgtgaaaatactgccccctatcccaaacaggttaactaaacatagaactagacatactagataaacatagaaatacactaacatagaacatagcccaacaaaccccaaaacccTCTAaagaaacaccccctgccacgtcctgaccaaactacaatagcaaataaccccttatactggtcaggacgtgacagtaccccccccaaaggtgcagacccggaTACACctcacaaaaaaataaacaccaaaaaaaatataaaccccaaaacccccccaaaaaatatgtaTCCTAActaaagagagggaagggagggtggccaccgtcaccgacggttcccgtgctacactccccccctccccaacctcccACCACgtaggtggctcaggctccggccttactccccaacctaacctgtccacccctgctaAATACTTATTAAattttacccctcccgaagtctctgggctatggcgcatcgctgaagacctcggactgatgtgcgtcgctggagacctcgggctgatgcacgtcgctggagacctcgggctgaagggcgtctctgggagctctggactgaagggcgactctggctgcgccgattccagactgtagggcgactctggctgcgccgattccggactgtagggcgactctctcggttccggactgtgggccgtctctctcggtaacggactgtgggccgtctctctcggttccggactgtgggccgtctctctacggggcactgtcgccggaagctctggacagggcactgtcgccggacaccctggacgaggcactgtcgccggacacctggacgaggcactgtcgccggacactctggacgaggcactgtcgccggacactctggacgaggcactgtcgccggacactctggacgaggcactgtcgccggacactctggacgaggcactgtcgccggacgctctggatgaggcactgtcgccggacgctctggacgaggcactgtcgccggaagttctggacgaggcactgttgccggaagctctggacggggactgcgcactgaaggcctgatgcgtggggctggcttaggaagcGTCAGACTAGGGACATgtaccacagggctagtgcgaggagcaggagcaggacgagctggactgggctgacgcactggaggcctggtgcgtggtgcacactttggaggcgccagactggagacacgcacctcagggctagtgcgaggagcgggaacaggatacactgggccgtggaggcgcactggcgggctcgagcgcaggactggcaccacccgtattggctgggtgcccgcttccctccggcaaatgcgggacgctggcaccgagcacaccggcctgtgggctcaaccctggcctagccaaactacccgtgtgccccccccaaacatttttgttggggctgcctctcaggctcccttaactcctccatagccctggatatgctcatcctcatctccgcccatgtccatccttcttcatcgtgctccttaccccgctgcttggtcctttgttggtgggtagtTTTGTCACGGGCgtcataaggattggaccaaggtgcagcgggaacgtgtatactcatcttctttattaaatcaaaagaaggaaaaacaaacaaatcacgtatacaaaacaacgaacgacactaaacagtcctgtcaggtgcacagacacaaaacaggagacaactacccacaaactcccacagaaaaacacccctcttaaataggaccttcaattagaagcaactaggagcagctgcttccaattgaaggtcaaccccattaactaaacatagaactagacatactagattaacatagaaatatactaacatagaacatagcccaacaaaccccgaaaccctctaaacaaacacccctctcaaaacagaccatagcccaacaaaccccgaaacactctaaacaaacacacccctgccacgtcctgaccaaactacaataacaaataaccccttatactggtcaggacgtgatagtgtgtgtgtgtgtgtgtgtgtgtgtgtgtgtgtgtgtgtgtgtgtgtgtctgtgtgtgtctgtgtatgtgtgtgtgtgtctgtgtgtgtgtatctgtgtgtgtgtgtgtgtgtgtgtgtgtgtgtgtgtgtgtgtgtgtgtgtgtgtgtgtgtgtgtgtgtgtgtgtgtgtgggtgtgtgatgcTATAGCATGTATTTATTTGTCAAACACACTTCACCACTCTAAGGTTTGATTTGTCCTCAGTCTTCCTTGATGGATAATTGAACcgtattatattactgtattgttattgtattgggATGAATCATTTCTCCTCCTCAGTTTAAATGAAACTCTCACTGCAGGGTATCTGCATCAGCGGCGGCTCATTGTCAGACAGCACTGTTATCCTGAAGCAGAGAGGAGGTCCTATCACATTACTACCcacacattccctctctctctctctctctctctctctctctctctctctctctctctctctctctctctctgtctctgtctctgtctctgtctctcgctctctctctctagctctctccctctctctctccctctctgtctctcgctctctctctctctccctcgctctctgtctctcgctctctctctctagctctctcgctctctctctctctctctctctctctgtcgccctctctctctctctctccctctctctccctctgtctctcgctctttctctctccctctctctctctagctctctcgctctctctctctccctctgtctcttgctctctctctctccctctgtctctcgctctctctctctagctctctcgctctctctctctctctctttctcgctctgtctccctctctctctctctctctctctcctctctctccctctgtctctcgctctttctctctccctctctctctctagctctctcgctctctctctctccctctgtctctcgctctctctctctccctctgtctctcgctctctctctctagctctctcgctctctctctctccctctgtctttctctctctctctctccctctctctctgtctctctctctctctctagctctctctctctctctctctctgtctctctctctccctctctctctcaaattcaaattcaaattcaagctgctttattggcatgaaaaacattgtgttaatattgccaaaacaacaatgtatacaatatacattgtaatacaattataaacaataacaaataataatataaaatggcagtaaataataatacaaaattaaaaataacaataaaatagtagtaaaataatagtaaaatagtagaatgtaataaatataaaaatctaaatatggaaaatgaatctataactaacttataactaaataacggtcatcttcaccattacatcagtactacaactactatcatcattaccactactactatcaccaccatcactaaactgttatcattaccattactacccataccactactatttggaatgataaacaacaataataatagaaataacaataatagtaataataagtaagttactgtttactatgcagatgttattattcagtgtccctcaggctatggcaggcaaatacatacttggctgcaagaggagccattgctccttcgcccatgagtatttttagtttttcctctgggtttaataagttcaaatttggaataaatgtagtcatttctgtgaataaggaatctctttgtgaggaatatttatcacagtaaaggagaaagtgcatctctgtctctacctcccctgtcgtgcagtgaccacatacacgctcctctttgggtagccatgtctttttatgtctgccggtttctattgccaatcggtggtcacagcctgtacttggtaaggatctgtctctgcttcgtatctctgacagagtagagataatcagccaattcatattctctgtttagggtcaggtaGCAATTTAGttggctttgggattttgtttcgtttttccaatgttgtaaatatgagtcctttgattggttcatgattttgtttatttgaattctttcttttgaagcagtgctggtgtcagcttggttggtgaggtccaacaccagctgactgagagggctcg is a window of Salmo salar chromosome ssa18, Ssal_v3.1, whole genome shotgun sequence DNA encoding:
- the LOC106577386 gene encoding uncharacterized protein, whose translation is MSPLHRTTSNNQQPSHTEVTPSGTKSAAYRSNNPLCRTNSVQQKPSHAELTPYRTSSEPYRATSLHKRTSSLPQPSPAGVVSPPTPGTTTGTTMVLKTTKPAFSSITIASKKISRTASLPGSRAPRPQSYHSDEARVPGYKTPRPQSYNSDEARVPGYKAPSPQSYHSDEARVPGYKTPRPQSYHSDEARIPGYKTPRPQSYHSDEARVPGYKTPRPQSYHSDEARIPGYKAPSPQSYHSDEARVPGYKTPSLQSYHSDEARVPGYKTPRPQSYHTNQARLSTTCTSVTQQDQVHHHHSIDNDPSSTPVTLRRKTTATIVKVTEHRRMNSEPVNRLNGRQSPGSSVSGDQPNDQGTVVHRRKATIIKVTEHRESYSPGQDASGGDSSSTPSEYTHSYTEGVYSPGQDASGGDSSSTPSEYTHSYTEGVYSPGQDASGGDSSSTPSEYTHSYTAYKHNSPWQQGVMNSPMNSMESLQSTPPSQYLLESSMDRIDRHNSALFVTPNKFTSTTTVALRDPEGSRGGGKPIQKSTLMLLINPPSPSSKETVGGERGGEERWARDRARRPVCCYANVFGHTDPTEPWPVPETGTVTQAGPRHLSPETVTVTQAAPRHWSPETVTVTQAGPRHWSPETVTVTQAGPRHWSPETVTVTQAGPRHWNPETVTVTQVGPRHWSPETVTVTQAGPRHLSPETVTVTQVGPRHWSPETLTVTQAGPRHWSPETVTVTQAGPRHWSPETVTVTQAGPRPWSPETVTVIQAGPRHWSPETLTVTQAGPRHWSPETVTVTQAGPRHWSMGLPNQTQNSNIDPVRDWVKDTATSNSRLNTVSSSSSISAGPAGRDREMCPPETESSRPAGRDREMCPPETESSRPAGRDREMCPPETESSRPAGRDREMCPPETESSRPAGRDREMCPPETESSRPEGRGTGPAGRDREMCPPETESSRPEGRATEREGDLTQHPNQADARSNHPQPPAITLIQHQEPPSHQQSPEAVLALSAAAVIANIKLQRQLSLRKTTPHDLSTQDSRSSTSAEGRKTLVKDAGVCVRPRTDDNRLDPGETTRTTHPRTDDNRLDPGETTRTTHPRTDDNRLDPGETTRTTHPRTDDNRLDPGETTRTTHHTTQIDVGFIPLNSDSDPETSKANIPSPREALERSRPHFISRSQGRLREMERRAAERREDRRSDHQPEEMTLMHHRGRHSTRPSPLSETVR